One part of the Parabacteroides distasonis ATCC 8503 genome encodes these proteins:
- a CDS encoding precorrin-2 C(20)-methyltransferase — translation MNHPIHFVSLGPGDPELITLKGLKTLQKADIIYCPATQGKHGIISRATDILKAIEVDESLIHPFILPMSKERTDALNAYNELFLDAQAEYLKGKQIVIVAEGDAGFYSSIQYVYDKFEETGIPVDRIAGIPAFIAAGALAGIHIVKQEEQINVIPGTASFDELSAKIENGMIIVIMKLPGCQEAIHTCIRQYADKAVFHYFENVGTRKEYYTTDIATIHSKDFPYFSLLIIQPR, via the coding sequence ATGAATCATCCTATTCACTTCGTCTCATTAGGTCCCGGTGATCCGGAATTAATTACGCTGAAAGGGCTTAAAACATTACAAAAGGCTGATATTATCTATTGTCCTGCTACACAAGGCAAGCATGGAATCATATCTCGGGCGACGGATATATTGAAAGCTATTGAGGTAGACGAATCCTTGATCCATCCGTTTATTTTGCCAATGAGTAAGGAACGGACAGATGCGTTAAACGCTTATAACGAATTGTTTCTGGATGCCCAAGCTGAATATTTGAAAGGGAAACAAATCGTGATCGTCGCCGAGGGAGACGCTGGTTTTTATTCATCTATACAATATGTATACGATAAATTCGAGGAAACAGGAATCCCGGTAGATCGAATCGCAGGAATTCCGGCATTTATAGCGGCAGGTGCCTTGGCCGGGATACATATCGTAAAACAAGAGGAGCAAATTAACGTAATCCCCGGGACTGCGTCGTTCGATGAACTTTCGGCAAAAATAGAAAATGGAATGATCATCGTCATCATGAAATTACCGGGTTGCCAAGAGGCTATTCATACTTGTATCCGGCAGTATGCGGATAAGGCGGTTTTTCATTATTTCGAGAATGTAGGAACAAGAAAAGAATATTATACTACTGATATCGCCACTATACATTCCAAGGATTTCCCCTATTTCTCCCTACTGATTATCCAACCTCGCTAA
- a CDS encoding tyrosine-type recombinase/integrase: MNIETTDNSPLLQECIEELINSKIDEGKGRTAGNYRSAWNKLSTFLGPRVMEFIFADLTTDFLHHYLLWLMQGEDGKQAPLKPGSLDFYIRNLKTMYNKIAQDKQMDVPRESPFSGLQIKVPPTRKRALPSLDLQNLATLERPKNPYACTALHLALFLFYARGMCFVDVFNLRHSNINDDYIHYVRSKTGVAMQVKITPEIKNIIFSYRRFNNPWIFPFLHEKISGEGEVTAQSALRRVNRHLKKMGEQLHFEQPFTTYVMRHSWASMMLEANSEIGIISQSLGHMSLRTIEIYLGRISVSKIDRASDNMLNNLVRSSSTRQRSKNKVMALRDNRQEMQEAHFLDCL; the protein is encoded by the coding sequence ATGAATATAGAAACAACAGACAACTCTCCTTTGCTACAGGAATGTATAGAAGAATTGATCAATAGTAAAATCGATGAGGGGAAAGGAAGAACCGCTGGGAATTATCGAAGCGCATGGAATAAATTATCCACCTTTTTAGGTCCGAGGGTAATGGAATTTATATTTGCCGACTTAACGACCGATTTTCTTCATCACTATCTTTTATGGTTGATGCAAGGGGAAGACGGGAAACAGGCTCCCTTGAAACCGGGTAGTTTGGACTTCTACATTCGTAATCTAAAGACAATGTACAACAAGATCGCCCAAGATAAACAAATGGATGTTCCGAGAGAAAGCCCGTTCTCTGGCCTGCAGATAAAGGTCCCACCCACCCGGAAAAGGGCTTTGCCAAGTCTCGACCTACAAAATCTGGCGACTCTTGAGCGGCCCAAAAACCCATACGCCTGTACGGCCCTTCACTTGGCTCTTTTCTTATTTTACGCTAGAGGTATGTGCTTCGTGGATGTCTTTAATCTGCGACACAGCAATATAAACGATGATTATATCCACTACGTACGTAGCAAGACTGGCGTAGCGATGCAAGTAAAGATCACCCCCGAGATAAAGAACATCATATTCTCTTATCGGCGTTTCAATAACCCGTGGATATTCCCTTTCTTACACGAGAAAATCAGCGGAGAGGGAGAAGTCACGGCTCAGTCCGCGCTTCGGAGAGTGAACCGCCACTTAAAGAAAATGGGAGAGCAATTACACTTCGAACAGCCATTCACTACCTATGTGATGCGGCATAGCTGGGCTTCCATGATGCTGGAGGCGAATTCAGAAATCGGCATTATCAGCCAATCCTTAGGACATATGTCCCTACGGACTATCGAGATCTATCTTGGCCGGATATCAGTATCTAAAATAGACAGGGCCTCCGATAATATGTTGAACAATTTGGTTCGCAGCTCTTCCACTCGACAAAGAAGTAAAAATAAGGTGATGGCTTTAAGAGACAATCGGCAAGAAATGCAAGAAGCTCATTTCCTCGATTGCCTCTAA
- a CDS encoding iron ABC transporter permease, translated as MRHSNTLWMLAIVTAIFVLIFLNLVLGSVSIPLQSVWHIIWNLGNEPITWQNIIWKSRLPQALTALVAGAGLSISGLQMQTVFRNPLAGPSVLGISSGASMGVAFVVLLSGSLGGVALSKLGFMGEIALSIAAVIGSLSVMALIVYVSQKVKGNVTLLIIGVMIGYVANAVIGVLKFFSVEEDIRAYVIWGLGSFARVSGNQMTLFVILMTILIPLSFLLIKTMNLMLLGDSYARNLGLNIKRARLLVITSAGVLTAIVTAYCGPIIFLGLAVPHLCRAIFQTSDHRILMPAVLFAGAALALICNLIARMPGFEGALPVNSVTALVGAPVVASVLFRKRKNELNEQDETRYDSY; from the coding sequence ATGAGACATTCAAATACCCTATGGATGCTGGCGATTGTCACGGCTATTTTTGTTCTAATCTTTTTGAATTTGGTGTTGGGGTCAGTCTCTATTCCTCTTCAATCGGTTTGGCATATTATCTGGAATTTAGGAAATGAGCCTATTACATGGCAGAATATTATCTGGAAATCCCGACTACCACAGGCATTGACAGCGTTGGTAGCGGGAGCTGGCTTATCCATCAGCGGCTTACAGATGCAAACCGTTTTCCGTAATCCATTGGCCGGACCTTCGGTCTTAGGTATCAGTTCGGGAGCGAGCATGGGTGTCGCTTTCGTGGTGTTGTTAAGCGGTAGTTTAGGGGGCGTTGCCTTGAGTAAACTTGGTTTTATGGGGGAGATCGCCTTATCGATAGCGGCCGTGATCGGTTCCTTATCCGTGATGGCGCTGATCGTGTATGTTTCCCAAAAGGTAAAAGGAAATGTCACGTTGTTGATTATCGGTGTGATGATCGGTTACGTGGCAAACGCCGTGATCGGTGTACTTAAATTCTTTAGCGTCGAGGAGGATATCCGTGCATACGTGATTTGGGGATTGGGTAGTTTCGCCCGTGTTTCCGGTAATCAGATGACGTTGTTCGTGATTCTTATGACAATCTTGATCCCTCTCTCGTTCCTGCTTATCAAGACCATGAACTTGATGCTTCTTGGGGATAGCTACGCACGCAATTTGGGACTTAATATCAAGCGGGCCCGTTTGTTGGTTATCACCTCGGCTGGGGTCCTTACGGCGATTGTCACTGCTTATTGCGGACCTATTATCTTCTTGGGGCTAGCCGTTCCGCATTTATGCCGGGCCATATTTCAAACTTCCGACCATCGGATTTTAATGCCTGCGGTCTTATTCGCCGGTGCGGCGTTGGCGTTGATCTGTAATTTGATCGCCCGTATGCCGGGGTTCGAGGGAGCGTTACCTGTCAACTCGGTAACCGCTTTAGTAGGTGCTCCAGTAGTGGCCTCAGTATTATTTAGAAAACGTAAGAATGAATTGAACGAGCAAGATGAAACAAGATACGATTCATATTAA
- a CDS encoding helix-turn-helix domain-containing protein, translating to MNEIKRIDTVQQYNDYFGMETLHPLVTVIDAREANPVHFCPKLYNLYAILMKDPDCGTLKYGRSIYDYQQGTMLFLAPGQVMGSDDDGQLHQPGGWLLAFHPELVRNTPLAQFIKNYSFFSYSANEALHLSEQERRTIIDCMCKIREELLHPIDKHTKSLITDNIKLLLDYCERFYDRQFETRENVNLDILARFEQTLDDYLASNLPISKGTPTVQYCADKLCLSANYLSDLLKKETGVSALKHIQQKMLDIAKERVFDVTKSISEISYELGFPYPQHFSRWFKKMVGVTPNEYRQNRNN from the coding sequence ATGAATGAGATAAAGAGAATAGACACTGTGCAGCAATACAACGATTATTTCGGTATGGAAACGTTGCATCCGCTGGTTACGGTCATCGATGCGCGAGAGGCTAATCCGGTACATTTCTGTCCGAAACTCTATAATTTGTATGCTATCTTGATGAAAGACCCGGACTGTGGTACTCTCAAATATGGTCGTAGCATCTATGACTATCAGCAAGGCACGATGCTTTTTCTCGCTCCGGGGCAGGTCATGGGGTCTGACGATGACGGTCAGTTGCATCAACCCGGTGGATGGCTGCTCGCTTTTCATCCCGAACTGGTACGTAACACTCCGTTAGCCCAATTCATCAAAAACTATAGTTTCTTCTCCTATTCCGCCAATGAAGCACTCCACTTGTCTGAACAGGAAAGGCGAACCATTATTGACTGCATGTGCAAAATCAGAGAAGAATTGCTCCATCCCATAGACAAGCATACGAAATCACTGATTACAGACAATATAAAACTCCTACTTGATTATTGTGAGCGGTTCTATGACCGTCAATTCGAAACGCGGGAGAATGTGAATCTTGACATCTTAGCCCGATTTGAGCAAACGCTGGATGATTATCTTGCGTCCAATCTTCCCATAAGTAAAGGTACGCCCACCGTGCAGTATTGTGCCGACAAGCTTTGCCTGTCGGCTAACTATCTAAGCGACCTTCTGAAAAAGGAAACCGGTGTTTCTGCGTTGAAACATATCCAGCAGAAGATGCTCGATATAGCGAAAGAGCGTGTATTCGATGTCACCAAATCCATCAGCGAGATATCCTACGAATTGGGATTTCCATATCCGCAACATTTCAGCCGTTGGTTCAAGAAAATGGTTGGGGTTACACCTAATGAATATAGACAAAATCGAAACAATTAG
- a CDS encoding ABC transporter substrate-binding protein yields the protein MNKFIAGGCLLLSVLTLSCTSGIREKGEIGKTASVEQSAFSQEQVKPLYAQGFKLTYADQYLLADIQDPQNEESTTFHYAFVKRGAKPTGIPADYTVIELPIRSVICMTSLQLSNFIKLGALDRVVGITSTRHLFNKEMNERLKEGKTAKIGIEGNFDNEVIMSVNPDLILVSPFKRGGYEMLKDVGIPLIPHLGYKETTPLGQAEWIKFVGLLLGIEKDGNERFATIEKRYNELKELTADGKVKKRPIVFSGELRGGNWYAVGGKSFLAQLFKDAGADYFLKDDERSGGVTLDFETVYNQADDADYWRIVNSFPGTFSYEALKEQDPRYEDFRAFREKGIIYCNMKNTPFYESMPTEPEIVLADLLHIFHPDLLPDHESVYYSRLK from the coding sequence ATGAATAAGTTTATAGCGGGTGGATGCTTGCTTTTATCGGTATTGACTTTATCATGTACTTCAGGTATCCGTGAAAAAGGAGAAATAGGGAAGACGGCTTCCGTAGAGCAATCTGCGTTCTCGCAAGAGCAGGTTAAGCCTTTATACGCCCAAGGATTCAAGCTTACCTATGCGGATCAATATCTCTTGGCTGATATCCAAGATCCTCAAAATGAGGAAAGCACCACGTTTCATTATGCGTTCGTGAAAAGAGGTGCGAAACCCACGGGGATTCCCGCTGATTATACGGTGATAGAGCTTCCTATCCGAAGCGTTATCTGTATGACTTCCCTGCAATTATCGAACTTTATTAAATTGGGTGCCTTGGATAGGGTCGTTGGGATTACCAGTACACGGCATTTGTTCAATAAAGAGATGAACGAACGCCTGAAAGAAGGTAAAACCGCTAAGATCGGTATCGAGGGGAATTTCGATAACGAGGTTATCATGAGCGTGAATCCTGATTTGATCCTTGTATCGCCATTCAAGCGGGGAGGCTATGAGATGCTGAAAGACGTGGGTATTCCCTTGATTCCCCATTTGGGTTATAAGGAGACTACGCCATTGGGACAGGCCGAGTGGATCAAGTTCGTAGGCTTGCTGTTGGGGATAGAGAAAGATGGCAATGAGCGTTTCGCCACCATCGAGAAGAGGTATAATGAATTAAAGGAACTTACGGCGGATGGTAAGGTTAAAAAACGTCCGATCGTTTTTAGTGGCGAGTTACGGGGTGGAAACTGGTATGCCGTAGGAGGAAAGAGCTTCTTAGCGCAACTTTTCAAGGATGCCGGCGCTGATTATTTCTTGAAAGATGATGAGCGATCCGGTGGTGTTACATTAGACTTCGAGACGGTCTATAACCAAGCGGACGACGCTGATTATTGGCGTATCGTGAATAGTTTCCCGGGAACGTTCAGCTATGAGGCATTGAAAGAGCAAGATCCTCGTTATGAGGATTTCCGTGCGTTCCGGGAGAAAGGAATTATCTATTGTAATATGAAGAACACGCCGTTTTATGAGAGTATGCCGACAGAACCGGAGATCGTCCTAGCGGATTTGCTTCATATCTTTCATCCGGATTTATTACCGGATCATGAGTCGGTCTATTATTCTCGACTTAAATAA
- a CDS encoding zinc ribbon domain-containing protein, translating into MMSSYMQVAPATQVTFDLYGKLSGLSGKFKELFKKGNEMPQPNPTATSAAQDPLRPQIPGQVSTPESRFCPQCGMQLAPTATFCGNCGERL; encoded by the coding sequence ATGATGAGCAGCTATATGCAAGTAGCTCCCGCCACGCAAGTTACTTTCGATCTGTATGGTAAGTTGAGCGGCTTGTCCGGTAAGTTCAAGGAGCTTTTCAAGAAAGGTAACGAGATGCCGCAACCGAATCCCACCGCTACTTCCGCAGCACAAGATCCTTTGCGACCGCAGATACCGGGACAGGTCTCAACGCCGGAAAGCCGCTTTTGCCCTCAATGCGGAATGCAATTAGCTCCGACCGCTACATTTTGCGGGAATTGCGGAGAAAGGTTATAG
- a CDS encoding DUF4870 domain-containing protein translates to MAFCGKCGQQVNEGVRFCPACGSPMQIVAAEPNRQQTPPPVQPTDAESMAKATATADALSDKLSGMNKTADLTDQFDKADVEQNKVMAILAYFGILVLIPILAAKDSKFARFHANQGLLLCIAMFGWIIADSVLTALLRAILWRGLGLWSIYSLCGTVLNLVYIVFTVLAVIGIINALNGRAKELPIIGKYRLLK, encoded by the coding sequence ATGGCATTCTGTGGAAAATGTGGACAACAAGTGAATGAAGGCGTGAGATTTTGCCCGGCCTGCGGATCACCTATGCAAATAGTTGCCGCCGAACCGAACAGGCAACAGACACCTCCGCCGGTACAACCGACCGATGCGGAATCAATGGCTAAGGCTACCGCCACGGCCGATGCCTTGAGCGACAAATTAAGTGGTATGAACAAGACCGCGGACCTGACCGACCAGTTCGATAAAGCCGATGTAGAGCAAAATAAGGTAATGGCTATCCTTGCTTATTTCGGGATTCTGGTATTGATCCCGATCCTTGCGGCCAAGGACTCGAAATTCGCCCGGTTCCATGCCAACCAAGGCTTGCTTTTATGCATCGCCATGTTTGGCTGGATCATAGCGGACTCCGTTCTGACCGCCCTCTTGCGGGCGATCCTATGGAGGGGATTGGGCTTATGGAGCATCTACTCTCTTTGCGGTACGGTATTGAACCTCGTTTACATCGTGTTTACGGTACTGGCAGTCATCGGTATCATTAACGCGCTGAACGGGCGAGCTAAGGAATTACCTATCATCGGTAAATACCGTCTGTTGAAATAG
- a CDS encoding ABC transporter ATP-binding protein, giving the protein MKQDTIHINGLSIGYHSKSSTKLVAKGIHSTIYSGELTCLLGANGVGKSTLLRTLSAFQPKLDGEILVLGKDIDTYSDKELSTTIGVVLTDKCEIRNMLVRELVGMGRSPYTGFWGKLSKDDKRIVEESIALVRIEELASRMVHTLSDGERQKVMIAKALAQETPVIYLDEPTAFLDFPSKVEIMQLLHHLTRKTNKTIFMSTHDLELALQISDKIWLMDKANGISTGTPEDLALSGHLSNFFARKGIVFDKDTGLFRIDNQFSRQIRLVGHGQKYAMVRKGLQRNGILANREVESNIWIETGDLKTTHFIIHETSGGTYITQTIEELLAYFDTEKS; this is encoded by the coding sequence ATGAAACAAGATACGATTCATATTAACGGACTTTCGATCGGTTACCATTCTAAGAGTAGTACAAAGCTGGTAGCTAAAGGTATACACTCTACGATCTATAGTGGTGAATTAACCTGTTTGCTGGGTGCTAACGGGGTGGGGAAGTCTACTTTATTGCGCACGTTATCGGCTTTCCAACCTAAATTAGATGGGGAAATATTGGTCCTAGGAAAAGATATAGATACTTATTCCGATAAGGAATTGAGCACCACGATCGGTGTCGTGCTGACCGATAAATGTGAGATCCGGAATATGTTGGTACGGGAATTGGTCGGGATGGGACGTAGCCCGTATACCGGCTTCTGGGGTAAGTTGAGCAAGGATGATAAGCGGATCGTGGAAGAATCCATCGCCCTTGTCCGCATTGAGGAACTAGCATCCCGCATGGTCCATACCTTATCGGATGGAGAACGCCAGAAAGTGATGATCGCTAAGGCGCTCGCTCAGGAGACTCCGGTTATTTACTTGGATGAACCTACCGCATTCCTTGATTTCCCCAGCAAGGTAGAGATTATGCAATTACTCCATCATCTAACCCGGAAAACGAATAAGACGATATTTATGTCCACTCACGATTTGGAGCTGGCTCTTCAGATATCGGATAAGATCTGGTTAATGGACAAAGCGAATGGTATCTCTACCGGTACTCCCGAGGATTTGGCATTGAGTGGTCATCTAAGCAACTTTTTCGCCCGGAAAGGGATTGTTTTCGATAAGGATACCGGATTATTCCGTATAGATAATCAATTCTCTCGACAGATTCGCCTCGTTGGACATGGACAGAAATACGCTATGGTGCGTAAAGGGCTCCAGCGAAACGGAATTTTGGCGAATCGGGAAGTGGAATCGAATATTTGGATTGAGACTGGCGATTTAAAGACCACCCACTTTATCATCCATGAGACTTCCGGCGGTACCTATATCACCCAAACGATAGAAGAATTACTTGCCTATTTTGATACTGAAAAATCATAA
- a CDS encoding formate--tetrahydrofolate ligase — MKSDIEIARETDLRKIKEVATTLGIPREEVQNYGRYIAKVPIHLIDKKQMDQHNLILVTAITPTKAGIGKTTVSIGLALGLNKIGKKAVVALREPSLGPCFGMKGGAAGGGYAQVLPMENINLHFTGDFHAVTSAHNMITALLDNYIYQTRNTCEGLKEIKWKRVLDVNDRSLRNIVSGLGGSANGVPTETGFDITPASEIMAILCLATDIEDLKRRVGNILLGYTNEDKPFTVNDLGIAGAITVLLKDALLPNLVQTTENTPAFVHGGPFANIAHGCNSISATQMALTYGDYVITEAGFGADLGAEKFFNIKCRKAGLSPKLTVIVATAQSLKLHGGVPEKEIKEPNIEGLKNGFANLDKHIENMKSFGQQVIVTFNRFATDTDEEIALVAEHCEEKGVGFAMNNVFAEGGEGGTELARLVVDTIENHPSAPLQYTYDLNDPIRTKVQKVAQKIYGASSIVYTTLADKKLRQIESLGISHYPICIAKTQYSFSSDPKAYGVAKDFELKVRDVIINNGAEMIVVVMGEIMRMPGLPKEPQARKIDIVDGMIEGLS; from the coding sequence ATGAAATCGGACATTGAGATAGCAAGAGAAACAGACTTGCGTAAAATTAAGGAAGTTGCGACAACGTTAGGTATCCCTCGTGAGGAAGTACAAAATTATGGCAGGTATATTGCCAAGGTTCCTATCCATTTGATCGATAAAAAGCAAATGGACCAGCATAATTTAATTTTAGTGACCGCTATCACTCCCACTAAAGCGGGAATCGGAAAGACTACGGTTTCGATCGGTCTGGCTTTAGGGCTGAATAAAATAGGGAAGAAAGCGGTGGTCGCTTTACGTGAGCCGTCTCTTGGCCCGTGTTTCGGCATGAAAGGTGGTGCTGCCGGAGGTGGATATGCCCAAGTGCTTCCCATGGAAAACATCAACTTGCATTTTACAGGGGATTTTCATGCGGTTACTTCCGCCCACAATATGATTACCGCTTTATTGGATAACTATATTTATCAGACCCGCAACACCTGCGAGGGATTGAAGGAGATCAAATGGAAACGGGTTCTTGACGTAAACGACCGTAGCTTACGTAACATCGTATCGGGTCTAGGCGGCTCGGCGAACGGTGTCCCTACCGAGACCGGATTTGACATCACTCCCGCTTCAGAGATCATGGCGATCCTTTGCTTGGCTACGGATATAGAGGATTTGAAACGACGTGTCGGAAATATTTTATTGGGTTATACAAACGAAGATAAGCCTTTCACGGTAAATGATCTTGGCATAGCCGGAGCTATTACCGTATTGCTAAAAGACGCATTACTGCCGAACCTTGTACAAACAACGGAGAATACTCCCGCATTTGTACATGGAGGTCCTTTCGCTAATATCGCCCATGGATGTAATTCCATATCGGCCACCCAAATGGCTCTTACTTATGGAGATTATGTGATTACGGAGGCTGGTTTCGGCGCTGATCTGGGCGCAGAGAAATTCTTTAATATCAAATGTAGAAAAGCGGGGCTTTCACCGAAACTGACAGTCATCGTAGCGACTGCCCAGAGCTTGAAACTTCATGGTGGCGTTCCGGAGAAAGAAATCAAGGAACCGAATATCGAAGGATTAAAGAACGGATTCGCTAACTTAGATAAACACATTGAGAATATGAAGAGCTTCGGCCAGCAAGTAATCGTTACTTTCAACCGTTTCGCTACCGATACGGACGAGGAGATTGCGTTAGTGGCTGAGCATTGCGAGGAGAAAGGGGTTGGATTCGCCATGAATAACGTTTTCGCCGAAGGCGGTGAAGGGGGTACGGAGCTTGCCCGCTTAGTGGTTGATACGATCGAAAATCATCCTTCCGCTCCTTTACAATATACATATGATCTGAATGATCCGATCCGTACGAAGGTACAAAAAGTGGCCCAGAAGATATACGGAGCTTCTTCGATTGTTTATACGACTTTGGCCGATAAAAAATTGCGTCAGATCGAAAGCTTGGGTATTTCCCATTATCCGATCTGTATCGCCAAGACTCAATATTCATTCTCTTCCGATCCGAAAGCTTATGGGGTCGCCAAAGATTTCGAACTAAAAGTACGAGATGTAATCATCAATAACGGAGCCGAGATGATCGTTGTCGTCATGGGCGAGATCATGCGTATGCCGGGACTCCCGAAAGAGCCGCAAGCCCGAAAGATCGATATCGTGGATGGCATGATTGAGGGATTGAGTTAA